A section of the Jaculus jaculus isolate mJacJac1 chromosome 6, mJacJac1.mat.Y.cur, whole genome shotgun sequence genome encodes:
- the Pwwp2a gene encoding PWWP domain-containing protein 2A isoform X3 — MPLQSNAFQEGREIKREVNGAAPDNPSPVPRPELSLAESRWTCKPPPLFHEGAPYPPPLFIRDTYNQSIPQPPPRRIKRPKRKMYREEPTSIMNAIKLRPRQVLCDKCKNSVVAEKKEIRKGSGATDSSKYEDKKRRNESVATVNKKQKTDHKVDGRSQSESQRRSAVVRVSSIGHGRGRVVRVPAQASSGKAPLGTKKVLQSKNMDHAKAREVLKIAREKAQKKQSDTSTSKSAHSKVHFTRRYQNPSSGSLPPRVRLKPQRYRNEENDSSLKTGLEKVRSGKLASKPQSRCSSTRSAGETPSGTPSPSAAGPDEAGSGRGSEGQAARGVQVPGEQEEPQTLGRRGGRSNLSVYLALNQKQADSSGASVCSADSADDLKSSNSECSSSESFAFPPGRMHVPAATSSKEEKRRSSSLKMKIFSKNVSKCITPDGRTICVGDIVWAKIYGFPWWPARILTITVSRKDNGLLARQEARISWFGSPTTSFLALSQLAPFLENFQSRFNKRRKGLYRKAITEAARAAKQLTPEVRALLTQFET; from the coding sequence ATGCCACTCCAAAGTAATGCATTCCAAGAAGGGAGAGAAATCAAGCGTGAGGTGAATGGTGCTGCTCCTGACAACCCTTCTCCAGTCCCGCGTCCAGAGCTGAGCCTGGCCGAAAGCCGGTGGACTTGCAAGCCACCTCCTCTCTTCCATGAAGGGGCTCCTTACCCTCCCCCCTTGTTTATCAGGGACACATACAACCAGTCAATACCTCAGCCGCCGCCTCGCAGAATTAAGCGACCCAAGCGCAAGATGTACAGGGAAGAGCCCACTTCAATAATGAATGCTATCAAACTAAGACCCAGGCAAGTCCTGTGTGACAAGTGTAAGAACAGTGTTGTtgctgaaaaaaaggaaataaggaaaggTAGTGGTGCGACTGACTCTTCTAAATATGAAGATAAAAAGCGGAGAAATGAAAGCGTAGCTACTgtgaacaaaaaacagaaaactgacCATAAGGTGGACGGGAGAAGCCAAAGCGAGAGCCAGAGAAGAAGCGCCGTGGTTCGGGTGTCCAGCATAGGGCACGGCCGAGGCCGGGTGGTGCGCGTGCCCGCTCAGGCCAGCTCGGGGAAGGCTCCGCTGGGTACCAAGAAAGTCCTCCAGAGTAAGAACATGGATCACGCGAAAGCTAGAGAAGTACTGAAAATTGCCAGAGAAAAGGCACAAAAGAAACAGAGCGACACCTCCACCTCCAAGAGCGCCCACTCAAAAGTCCACTTCACACGCCGCTATCAGAATCCTAGCTCAGGGTCCCTTCCTCCCCGGGTCCGCTTAAAACCGCAGCGGTACAGGAACGAGGAGAATGACTCTTCTCTGAAGACGGGGCTGGAGAAAGTGCGGAGCGGCAAGCTGGCGTCCAAGCCGCAGTCCCGCTGCAGCTCCACCCGCTCAGCAGGTGAGACCCCTTCAGGAACCCCGAGTCCCTCCGCAGCGGGCCCCGACGAGGCCGGCAGCGGCCGCGGCAGTGAGGGGCAGGCTGCCCGCGGAGTGCAGGTGCCTGGTGAGCAGGAGGAACCGCAGACGTTGGGCAGAAGGGGCGGCAGAAGCAACCTCTCTGTTTACCTGGCCCTCAATCAGAAGCAAGCTGACTCTTCGGGGGCTTCAGTGTGCAGCGCTGATAGCGCGGATGACCTGAAGTCCTCCAACTCCGAGTGTAGCTCCTCGGAAAGCTTTGCCTTTCCTCCAGGCAGGATGCACGTACCTGCCGCCACCTCCTCCAAGGAAGAGAAAAGGCGCAGTAGTTCCTTGAAAATGAAAATCTTTTCCAAAAACGTCTCTAAGTGTATCACACCAGATGGCAGGACCATATGTGTAGGGGACATTGTTTGGGCCAAGATATATGGCTTCCCTTGGTGGCCAGCCCGCATTCTTACCATAACTGTGAGTCGGAAAGATAATGGCCTTTTAGCCCGACAGGAGGCTCGTATTTCATGGTTCGGGTCTCCAACAACATCTTTCCTCGCCCTTTCACAACTCGCCCCTTTTTTAGAAAACTTCCAGTCCCGCTTTAATAAGAGGAGAAAGGGCCTGTACCGCAAGGCCATCACAGAGGCCGCTAGGGCTGCCAAGCAGCTGACCCCTGAGGTGCGCGCCCTGCTGACCCAGTTTGAAACGTGA